One genomic region from Marmota flaviventris isolate mMarFla1 chromosome 6, mMarFla1.hap1, whole genome shotgun sequence encodes:
- the LOC139706254 gene encoding olfactory receptor 5V1-like has product MEGKNQTAISDFIILGFSDLNELQFLLFTIFFLTYICTLGGNIFIILVTMADPHLHTPMYYFLRNLAFLDVCYTTTNVPQMMVHLVSEKKSISFGGCVAQLFAFILFVGSECLLLAAMAYDRYIAICKPLRYSVIMNKALYNQLAASCWTGGFLNSVVHTVLTFRLPFCGNNQINYFFCDIPPLLILSCGDTSGNELVLLSIGVFIGWTPFLCIVLSYLYIISTILRIHSSEGRCKAFSTCASHLVIVLLYYGSAIFTYVRPISSYSLEKDRLISVLYSVVTPMLNPIIYTLRNKDIKEAMKTIGRKWQPPSLDM; this is encoded by the coding sequence ATGGAAGGAAAGAACCAAACAGCTATATCTGATTTCATCATCTTGGGATTCTCTGACCTGAATGAATTGCAGTTTTTACTATTTACCATCTTTTTTCTGACCTATATATGTACTTTGGGAGGAAACATATTCATCATCTTGGTGACTATGGCTGATCCACACCTACATACACCCATGTACTACTTCCTAAGAAACCTGGCCTTTCTTGATGTCTGCTACACCACCACCAATGTCCCCCAGATGATGGTACATCTTGTATCAGAGAAGAAGAGCATTTCCTTTGGGGGGTGTGTGGCTCAActttttgcattcattttatttgtagGATCAGAGTGTCTCCTCCTGGCAGCAATGGCATATGATCGCTACATTGCCATCTGCAAACCCTTAAGGTATTCAGTTATTATGAACAAGGCTCTGTATAATCAGTTAGCAGCCTCATGTTGGACTGGTGGTTTCCTCAATTCAGTGGTGCATACAGTACTGACATTCCGTCTGCCATTCTGTGGCAACAACCAGATTAATTACTTCTTTTGTGACATACCCCCTTTGCTGATCTTGTCTTGTGGGGACACTTCTGGCAATGAACTGGTGTTGCTGTCCATTGGAGTCTTCATTGGTTGGACTCCTTTCCTGTGCATTGTCCTTTCCTACCTTTACATAATCTCCACCATCTTGAGGATCCACTCCTCAGAGGGGAGATGCAAAGCCTTTTCTACATGTGCCTCCCACCTGGTCATTGTCCTTCTCTATTATGGTAGTGCCATTTTCACATATGTGCGGCCCATTTCATCTTACTCATTGGAGAAAGACAGACTTATCTCAGTATTGTATAGTGTTGTTACTCCCATGCTGAACCCTATAATTTACACATTGAGGAACAAGGACATCAAAGAGGCTATGAAGACAATAGGGAGAAAGTGGCAGCCACCAAGTCTTGATATGTAA